The DNA segment ACGCCCCGGTCGCCGAGATTTCTGGTCACCTCGAAGATGTTCTCGTCCTCCCGGACCGTAAAGAGGTCCTCGCTCATGACGTCGCCGGCCCGTAACCGGGAGACGTCCGGGTTGTCTTCGAGTTTGAGCGCGATACTGCGGTCCGTGACGATGCCGACCGGTCTGTTCTGCTGGACGATTACGATCGACCCGACGCTCTCGCGGGCCATCTTGCCGACCAGTTCGGTGACGGGCGTGTCGGGCCGGGCGGTGACGACGTCCGTCGCCGCGATTTCGCCGATCGTCACCGGCCGGAGCGCCTCCCACTGCGGTTGCTGGGGCGGTTGTAGCTGTTGGCCGCCGCCCGTTCGCCCGGTCTGTGAGCCCTGCTGTTGGGCCATCCGCTGTCCCGTTCGTCCGGTCGATTGCTGGTACTGCCACCCCGACTGCGAGCTGCCCTGCTCCGAGGATCGCTGGTTCGGCCGCTGGCCGGATTGGAACTCCGTCGCCTGGCCGGACTGACGCGACGACGACTCTCTGCGCTGGCCGTACCGCCGCTGGACGTCTCGCTGTTGGCGTTGCTGGTCTGTCGGTTCGTATCTCCGTTCGGTCATGGAAAGTCACCGCCGGACGGCGTCGCGGTCGTCCGGCGCGAGGACCGAC comes from the Halorussus vallis genome and includes:
- a CDS encoding CBS domain-containing protein codes for the protein MTERRYEPTDQQRQQRDVQRRYGQRRESSSRQSGQATEFQSGQRPNQRSSEQGSSQSGWQYQQSTGRTGQRMAQQQGSQTGRTGGGQQLQPPQQPQWEALRPVTIGEIAATDVVTARPDTPVTELVGKMARESVGSIVIVQQNRPVGIVTDRSIALKLEDNPDVSRLRAGDVMSEDLFTVREDENIFEVTRNLGDRGVRRAPVVDDQGTLRGIVSLDDITVLLTEEFENVSRIIEAQSPRY